A window of the Cynocephalus volans isolate mCynVol1 chromosome 10, mCynVol1.pri, whole genome shotgun sequence genome harbors these coding sequences:
- the LOC134387859 gene encoding olfactory receptor 7G2-like, whose protein sequence is MELENQTDVLEFLLLGLSDDPELQPLLFGLFLTTYLVTVLGNLLIVLAISSDSHLHTPMYFFLSNLSFIDVCFSTTTVPKMLVNTQGQSKSITYPGCLTQVCFVLAFAGLENFLLAAMAYDRYVAICHPLRYTVIMNPRLCGLLILLSWLISVVDSLLHSLMLLRLSFCTDLEIPHFFCELAQVIKLACSDTLINNTLVYSVTSILGGVPLLGIISSYVHIVSSILRMPSAGGKYKAFSTCGSHLSVVSLFYGTAFGVYISSAVIESSKKTAVASVMYTVVPPMMNPFIYSLRNRDMKGALKKLIGRTSFL, encoded by the coding sequence ATGGAACTGGAAAACCAAACGGATGTACTAGAATTCCTCCTCCTCGGTCTCTCAGATGATCCTGAACTGCAGCCCCTTCTCTTTGGACTCTTCCTGACCACGTACCTGGTCACGGTGCTGGGGAACCTGCTTATCGTCCTGGCCATCAGCTCggactcccacctccacacccccatgtacttctttcTCTCCAACCTGTCCTTCATCGATGTCTGCTTCAGCACCACCACGGTCCCTAAAATGCTTGTGAACACCCAGGGACAGAGCAAATCCATCACTTACCCAGGGTGTCTCACTCAGGTCTGCTTTGTCCTGGCTTTTGCTGGGTTGGAAAACTTTCTCCTTGCAGCCATGGCTTACGATCGCTACGTGGCCATCTGCCACCCATTGAGGTACACGGTCATCATGAACCCCCGCCTCTGTGGCCTGCTGATTCTACTCTCCTGGCTCATTAGCGTTGTCGATTCCCTGCTGCACAGTCTGATGCTGCTGCGACTGTCCTTCTGCACAGACCTGGAGATCCCCCACTTCTTCTGTGAACTTGCTCAGGTCATCAAGCTCGCCTGTTCTGACACCCTCATCAATAACACCCTGGTGTATTCGGTGACGAGCATATTGGGTGGTGTTCCTCTCCTTGGCATTATTTCCTCTTATGTTCACATTGTATCTTCCATTCTGAGAATGCCGTCAGCGGGGGGGAAGTATAAAGCCTTTTCTACCTGTGGGTCCCATCTCTCTGTTGTGTCCTTATTCTACGGCACAGCTTTTGGGGTGTACATTAGTTCTGCGGTTATTGAATCTTCCAAGAAGACGGCAGTAGCCTCAGTGATGTACACTGTGGTCCCTCCCATGAtgaaccccttcatctacagcctgaggaacaggGACATGAAGGGAGCCTTGAAGAAACTCATTGGAAGAACATCTTTTCTGTAA